ATATCTTTGGCAGGCAAAGTATAAATGTCCAAGCCCAACTATCACATACTGGTCGTGAGGATTGATTTGTAAAGCTTCCATATAATAAACTTCTGATTCTTTGAAGTTCTTTAGTTTTCTATGTGCGTCTGCCACACGAGAAAGGATACTTGCATCTGTGATCGTTATGTGGTGAAACTCTTCTGCTACTTCTATGATTCTTTTGAGACTATTCAGGTCTCTATATGCATTCATAAGTCCCATTAGGGAAAATTTATTCGTTGTATCACCTGCCAAACATTTTCTGTAGTATTGGATGGCTTGTTCTGGTTGTTTCGTTTTGGCATAATAATCGCCAAGGCCTACGAGCCCGTATGTATTGGATGGATCCTCATCAAGTAATATGTCTAATCGTTCTTTGGCTTCTTTGAAACGTCCCTGATCAAGAAAACGATACGCCTCTTTTGCAAGGGCTTTTATTTTTGTGAACTTTTCATCTTCTTGTGGCTTTTCAGTATCTGTATTTTCCATATTCTCGTCCAATTTTCAGCATTCCTTTTTAGACAGTAAAAATCGACTCAAAAACGTGAGAACATTGACAACAGGCTCTTTTTTGCAGAAATGACAATAGGGGGGAAACGTATGTCATCTACAACCGAAGCAATTACTGGCGGCCGGCTTATGGTCGAACTATTGGAAGAAGCGGGTGTGGAGATCGTCTTCGGATACCCTGGCGGTGCTATCCTCCCATTCTATGACGAACTCTATCATAGTAAAAAAATTAAACATATCCTCGTTCGTCATGAACAAGGTGCCGTCCATATGGCAGAAGGGTATGCGCGTTCGACAGGTAAGTTAGGTGTTTGTATCGCCACTTCTGGTCCTGGTGCTACCAATTTAATCACCGGACTTACCGATGCCAAATTAGATTCCATTCCCATTCTTGCCATAACGGGACAAGTTGCGACAGATGCCATTGGAACCGATGCCTTCCAAGAAGCGGATATTTTTGGAATCACCATCCCCATTACTAAATACAATGCACTGATTAAAAAGGCAGATGACCTTGCTCGTCATTTTGAAGAAGCCATAAAAATTGCGATGGGAGGACGACCAGGGCCTGTATTACTCGATTTTCCAAAAGATGTTCAGTTGGAAAAAACATCAGTTAGAAAGGCATCTTCTTTAAAAATTGCTCCTCATCATTATGAAAGACCAAAGGTCAAAGGGGATCCACAAGAATTTGCGGAAGCTTTAAATCAAGCCAAACGCCCGTTACTTTATGTTGGTGGTGGTGCCATTAATTCTTTTGCTTCTGCCGAAATCAAAGCTTTGGCTGAAAAAGCAAATGCTCCTGTAACAACAACTCTTATGGGTCTTGGCGCTTTTCCAGGAACACATCCGCTTTCGGTGGGGATGCTTGGGATGCATGGAACTGCTTATGCCAACAAAGCAGTGTTAGAATGTGATTATATTTTAAATTTAGGTGCAAGGTTTGATGACCGAGTTGCCAAATACCAAGACTTTGCGCCGAATGCAGTACGTGCCCATGTGGACATTGATGCCGCAGAATTTAACAAACGGATCAATGTTGACTATATTTTACATGGTGATCTCAAAGACGCTATTCGAGAAATCCTTCCTTTTGTTAAAGGGGGAGAAAGAACTTCTTGGATTGAGAACATCCAGACTTTAAAGAAAAACCATCCACTTGATTTTGATAACAGTGGGGACAGTATCAAACCACAAGACTTCCTTCATAGAGTGTATACAAAAACCAAAGGGGAAGCTATTGTTTCCACTGACGTGGGACAACACCAAATGTGGGCGGCTCAGTATTATCTTTTCGATAGACCAAACACTTGGTTAACCTCCGGGGGACTGGGAACTATGGGGTATGGACTTCCTGCTGCTATTGGTGCAAAATTTGGAAACCCTGATAAAACTGTAATTTGTGTGACCGGGGATGGTTCTTTTCAAATGTGTATTCAAGAACTCGCTACTATCGCGCAATCTAAGTTAGGTGTAAAGATTTTACTTTTTAATAACAACTTCCTTGGAATGGTTCGACAATGGCAGGAATTATTTTATGAAGAAAGGTTTAGTGAGTCCCAATGGACTTACAATCCCAACTTTGTGAAACTTGCTGAAGCTTATGGCATTCCAGCAATGAAGATCGAGCACAAATCTGAAATTGAAAAGGGTGTGGATTTTTTCCTGAAAGACAGTGGGTCTGCTCTTATTGAAGTGATGATCCCTGCTGAGGAAAAAGTATTCCCTATGATTCCTGCAGGAAAATCTCAACAAGATCTAATCGAATTTAAAGACTTGGGGAAATTGAAAAAATGAAACACACTCTAAGTATTTTAGTAAATAACCATCCAGGTGTGATGAGTCATGTTTCTGGTCTATTCACTCGTCGTGGTTACAATATTGATTCGATAGCTGTTGGTGTGACTGACAATGTGGATGTATCCTCCATGACTATTGTTTTGAATGGGGATGATTTTATTGTAGGGCAGGTGAAAAACCAACTCCTCAAATTACCCGATGTTTTAAAAGTCCAAGACATGGCTTATGCGAGTTCTGTCCAAAGGGAACTGGTTCTCGTTTCTTTTTCAATCACAGAAAACAATCGAAGTGAAGCTCTTACCATTTGTAATGGGTTTGATGTGAAAATTTTAGAAATGACGGAAGATTCCCTGCTCATCGAATTTTCGGGAAATTCGAGACAAGTGACTAATGTGATATCAGTGATCAAACCATTTGGAATTCGCGAAATATCTCGCACAGGCCAAATTGCGATTGCCTATAGGAACCAAAACTCCGTTTAGAATCCACTTGACAGTGCTTCAATTTTCGGAGAGTATTGGGGCCTTAAGTGAGCTTAGTCTGTCCCCATGTTTCGAAAAATTGTCATTTTATGTTTTTTTCTCCTAACTACTGTTATCTATACAGAAACAGAACGTAACACGGTCCCCCTCAAACGAGGACCAAGCTCCGATGTATTGTATTTTGATTTTGGGGAGACTGCTCCCACAACATTTCTCTCTGTCGAAAGACTGCAAGAACCCAAATTAGAAGATTTAAAATTAGGATTTTTAGAACCAGCCCCCGGTTATTACAATGGACCCGACGGAGGTGAAGTTTACCAATGGGCCAAAAACCATTACCAGTGGAAACGAGCTGATGGGAGTGTTTATACGGAATGGGC
Above is a window of Leptospira perdikensis DNA encoding:
- the ilvB gene encoding biosynthetic-type acetolactate synthase large subunit; the encoded protein is MSSTTEAITGGRLMVELLEEAGVEIVFGYPGGAILPFYDELYHSKKIKHILVRHEQGAVHMAEGYARSTGKLGVCIATSGPGATNLITGLTDAKLDSIPILAITGQVATDAIGTDAFQEADIFGITIPITKYNALIKKADDLARHFEEAIKIAMGGRPGPVLLDFPKDVQLEKTSVRKASSLKIAPHHYERPKVKGDPQEFAEALNQAKRPLLYVGGGAINSFASAEIKALAEKANAPVTTTLMGLGAFPGTHPLSVGMLGMHGTAYANKAVLECDYILNLGARFDDRVAKYQDFAPNAVRAHVDIDAAEFNKRINVDYILHGDLKDAIREILPFVKGGERTSWIENIQTLKKNHPLDFDNSGDSIKPQDFLHRVYTKTKGEAIVSTDVGQHQMWAAQYYLFDRPNTWLTSGGLGTMGYGLPAAIGAKFGNPDKTVICVTGDGSFQMCIQELATIAQSKLGVKILLFNNNFLGMVRQWQELFYEERFSESQWTYNPNFVKLAEAYGIPAMKIEHKSEIEKGVDFFLKDSGSALIEVMIPAEEKVFPMIPAGKSQQDLIEFKDLGKLKK
- the ilvN gene encoding acetolactate synthase small subunit — its product is MKHTLSILVNNHPGVMSHVSGLFTRRGYNIDSIAVGVTDNVDVSSMTIVLNGDDFIVGQVKNQLLKLPDVLKVQDMAYASSVQRELVLVSFSITENNRSEALTICNGFDVKILEMTEDSLLIEFSGNSRQVTNVISVIKPFGIREISRTGQIAIAYRNQNSV